The Chitinibacter bivalviorum genomic interval ACCGTGTTCCTTGATGAGCGCTTCTACATTCCACCCGAGCGCCGCTGCCGCTTTCTTGTGTGCTGTGCTGAGTTGATTATGCCCCTCCAGCTCTGCAATTGAGATGTCATTTAAATGGGGGGCATCCGCCATTCCGGTTGAGTTGTTTCTATTTAGACAAGGAAGCGCCCCGTCAATGGGCGCCGACTTGTTTTCAGCTACAATGAAAGTCATGTTGTTAGTTCCATTGAAAATGAAAAAAGCCCCGTACTGCGTCGAACAGTCGGGGCTTATTTTTTGGGTAGATGGCTGCGTTGCTTATGCGGAACGTTGCGACTCAAGCCATTTATCTAGTGCGGCTTTACTAAACATTGTTGCGCGCCCTCGCTTGAGACGAGGGGGGAAGCTACTGTCATTGCTGGCATGCCGATGCACTCCTCGAACGCTAATCTTTAAGTAGGCCGCAGCCTGTTGCACGTCGAAATTTACAACCATGTGAATATTTTCCGTAGTTGATGTCGTAAATTGCAGGCACAAAAAAACCCGCACGAGGCGGGCCGAATATAAATTTGAAATACTGATGTTTCAGTATCGCTTCATTTAGCACGTTTGGTTTCAAGCCATTCCAGCAACTCTGAATCGCACCGGGTTTCGCGGAGGCTGTTTGGTTTGAGTCAGACCAACATGGTCTGCTCACTTTGCTGACGATAATAGTTAGCTTCTGCTTCCGCAGGTGGGATATGGCCAATCGACCCCAGCAAACGATGATGATTGAACCACGAAACCCATTTCAATGTCGCTAGCTCCACAGATTCTAGGCTTTTCCATGGACCTAAACGATGAATTACTTCCGCTTTGTAGAGCCCGTTAATCGTTTCGGCTAGCGCATTGTCGTAGCTATCGCCGGTCGTACCCACGGATGGCTCAATCCCTGCTTCCGCCAATCGTTCGGTATAGCGAATCGACACATATTGGGCAGATTCAACCGGTCGTCGCAACACCGTATTATTATGGAGGTGTATAATGGGACGACCTGCAGGGTGGATGCTGAAGTTGACGGGGCGTGGTGCGATGCGCTCGCCAGGCGCGCCATCACTTCGCCGAGAAACGGAGCGGTTATTTTGGGAACAGATTGCTACCGGAATCACAAGCGAAAAGGCAGCGGAGGCCGTTGGCGTATCGCAAGCAGTAGGAACACGCTGGTTCCGTTATCGCGGCGGGATGCCATTGTTTATGTCTAACCACATATCAGGAAGATACTTATCATTCGCTGAGCGAGAAGAAATTGGACTGCTCCAAGCGCAAAGTGTTGGTGTGCGTGAGATTGCTCGCCGCCTTGGGCGAAGTCCGTCGACAGTGTCTCGGGAGTTAACTCGTAACGCAGCAACTCGTAGTGGCCGACTCGAATATCGTGCTTCAGTCGCGCAGTGGAAGGCGGAACTGGCGGCTAAAAGACCGAAGCCAGCGAAACTGGTGACTAATCTGCCATTGCGCCACTACGTGCAAGAGCGCTTGGAGGGCAAGGTTCATAATGCTGATGGCCTTGAGATTGCAGGGCCTAGACAGGCGCCGTTCAAGGGACGAAATAAACCGCATCGCGGTGACCGTAAATGGGTCAATGGTTGGTCGCCTGAGCAGATTGCCAACCGGCTTCAAATCGACTTCCCGGGTGACGAATCTATGAGAATCTCCCACGAAGCCATATATCAGGCGCTCTACATACAGGGTCGAGGAGCTCTCAAGCGTGATCTGGTGAGTTGCCTGCGTACAGGGCGGGCGTTGCGTATACCGAGAGCCAGAGCGCAGGCCAAAGCGTGGGCACATGTTAGCGAAGACGTTATGATCTCTAATCGCCCTGCTGAGGTGGAGGGTCGTGCGCTACCAGGGCACTGGGAGGGAGACTTGATCATTGGTTTGAACCGATCCGCGATAGGGACGTTGGTCGAGCGATCAACTCGATACACCATGCTCGTACATCTGCCTCGCGAGGAGGGCTATGGGCTGACTCCGCGAGTGAAGAACGGCCCCGCACTTGCCGGCTATGGAGCCGTCACCATGGCCAATGCACTGAAGAAGACAGTGACTAGCCTACCTGCACAATTGTGGCGATCATTAACTTGGGATCGAGGGAAAGAGTTATCAGATCACGCCCGCTTTACTATTGAGTCAGGAGTAAAGGTCTTCTTTGCCGACCCTCACAGTCCATGGCAGCGCGGCACAAACGAGAATACGAATGGTCTTTTGCGACAATATTTCCCGAAAGGCACTGACTTATCGCGATGGAGTGCCCAAGAGATTCAAGCTGTAGCCAATACACTAAACACCCGGCCCCGAAAAACACTCGGTTGGAAAACACCTATCGAAGCACTGAATGAGTATCTGAAATCTGTTCAACAAACGCGTGTTGCGACGACCGGTTGAATCTGCCTTGTGAACCACGGTCGCTGTGATGAATCAGCACCTCACGCTCAGGCTGTCGCGCCCACAGCGCTTGCTCCAATGCATCAAGTACAAACTCGGTGTGCATGCTGTGACTGACTCGCCAGCCCACGATATACCGAGCGAATACATCAATGACAAACGCCACATACACGAAGCCTTGCCACGTCGACACGTAGGTAAAGTCCGACACCCACAGCTGATTCGGTCGTTCGGCGACGAATTGACGGTTTACATGGTCGCGAGGGCAAACGGCAGCAGAATCTGAATAGGTCGTTCGCACCGCTTTGCCGCGCGTGACGCCGCGCAAACCAAGGCTGCGCATCAAGCGTTCAACAGTACAACGCGCCACCGTATGTCCATCACGCTTGAGCGCGCGCCAAACTTTGGCTGCGCCGTAGACCTGATAATTCGCTTTCCAGACCTGCGCAATTTCACTGCTCAATTGCTCATCACGAATGGCCCGTTGGCAGCGCAACGCAGGATTGCGCTGCCGAGCGGCATACCGTCGATAAGCAGACGGAGCGACCTGTAAAAGTTTGCAGATCGGCTCGACCCCGTGCTGCTCACGATGGGTATCGATGAATCCCCTGACTACTTCAATCGGCGGTCGAGCTCCGCCTGCGCGAAATACGCGCTG includes:
- a CDS encoding helix-turn-helix domain-containing protein produces the protein MVVNFDVQQAAAYLKISVRGVHRHASNDSSFPPRLKRGRATMFSKAALDKWLESQRSA
- a CDS encoding IS30 family transposase; translated protein: MLKLTGRGAMRSPGAPSLRRETERLFWEQIATGITSEKAAEAVGVSQAVGTRWFRYRGGMPLFMSNHISGRYLSFAEREEIGLLQAQSVGVREIARRLGRSPSTVSRELTRNAATRSGRLEYRASVAQWKAELAAKRPKPAKLVTNLPLRHYVQERLEGKVHNADGLEIAGPRQAPFKGRNKPHRGDRKWVNGWSPEQIANRLQIDFPGDESMRISHEAIYQALYIQGRGALKRDLVSCLRTGRALRIPRARAQAKAWAHVSEDVMISNRPAEVEGRALPGHWEGDLIIGLNRSAIGTLVERSTRYTMLVHLPREEGYGLTPRVKNGPALAGYGAVTMANALKKTVTSLPAQLWRSLTWDRGKELSDHARFTIESGVKVFFADPHSPWQRGTNENTNGLLRQYFPKGTDLSRWSAQEIQAVANTLNTRPRKTLGWKTPIEALNEYLKSVQQTRVATTG